One Coffea eugenioides isolate CCC68of chromosome 2, Ceug_1.0, whole genome shotgun sequence genomic window, TTCAAAGAGTCAGAACATACAAGTTAGGCCTTACGTAGAAACACAGTAATCAATAAAAAACCTACTACGTTCCGGCTTTCTATTCGAAGGTCTTCCCTTCAGTATGTGAAAAATGCAAATGTCCATTGACGCTTTCAATACCAGAACTTGTGTAGAAACATAGTATAGTAGGTAATCACAAAAATGTGCTAGATTCAGTTGGCTTCTAGGATTGCGCATGTACCTTGGAAATCTAGAATTAAGAATGTCTTTCTGGCCGTATTTTCTCCATGTATAGCCATCCTCAGGTGGAATCTCGGTGTTTCCCATCTGTGGAGCAGGTACTCTCTCAACCCTTCTCTCAACACCGCCGTCCCTACACGtacataataaaacaaaaaattataaaCAGATCAGAATTGAGAATCCCGTTTCCGGGTCAATTTATCTACAAGATTCTGAATATAATTTTATGCACTTGTCGTAACACAAGAGAAGCTGAAAACGAGATTATGTATATCATAGTGGGAGAACTGCAAATAACTTCATTTAAAAGGGACTATGTCATTCTCATGTTACAAGGATCCAGAACGTTTTGTGTAAACCAGTATTCAAATTTTTAGGCAAGAACAATGCTACCAAGCCAGCAAGCCTATGATCTTCCTTGTAACCAAATTTACTGCTAATGAAGCCAGAGAGGTTTAACTTAGTTAGGCCCAACAGATAGACTGCAATTATAAATTGCTATTCATATACGGTCCCCTTTCTGGTTGTCAAAGGGGTTACCAGTTCGAGCTAAATGAATAGTTTTAATCATGACTGGCATGTTTTACTATCTTGTTAGCTATTGGTATAATAAGCAAGCGACAATACTTCACTTATGATGAGATCATTTTTGTTGTCATCTTTATCTGTGAACGTAGAAAGTGCCAAAAGAAAGCAGCCAGCAATTGCATAGCTCCTACAGTAGCTCTAACCGGAGAAATCAATCTTTTCCATCCACAGGGCACGGCTAAGAATAACAAATTTGAGAGAGCAAATATTTCTGCTATTGACTCTTATATATTATAGATACTCTCATCTTAATTTACCCACCAAAGACATAAATTTTTTACTGGCACCCCTAAGTTCTCGATCAAATTGTTAGAGACTCTTCTTTTAATTGTCATATTAATGTTAATTCTCTGTGTCATGTATACAGGATATTTTCCAACACAAATTACCTAGAAACTTCTTCGCAGTTCTAGCTAACATTTAATGTGAGAAATTGTTCTTTTAATTGATACTACATTAAACGCCGATAGCTATGCCCTTATATCAGTTGGGTTATAGAGGGGAATTAATGCCATCCACCATTATGACGTGTTTTGGATGAAGGACTccatattttgagaaaatacaAGAGAAAAACTAAAGCTATGCTGGTCAACAATTTGGATTATCATCAAGCATAAAAGTTGTTTTATACGCTAAGGATGGAGGTAAATTTAGACAACTCTTAAGTGTTCTATGTGAACTAAATATATATTTAGTAGAACCAAGAATATGATGTTATTAAGTTTCAATTCACAAAAGTAAAAACATAAGTTTTCATCCGAAAAATGGCATTTGTATGTGTCCTcctcaaaaagaaaaactgattcTAGAGGAGAAATAAAGGTGTCCAATCAATCAAATTAGTCATCCCTCCTTTGATATTAGGGCTACATTTCTTGGTAACCCTCTAAAAGACATGTTTAGTGATCACGACAAAAagtgatttatttaaaaaattttcttggcCCTTCAGTGTGAACATGCAACAAATCAAGTCAAGTTTTGGAATTCCTGCTTATTCCTGCTCATAGTAATCTATGTGGAAGTTCTTCAGAGCAACGGATGGGACAAATCGATTTGCTTCTAGAAAGCAAAGTGTTTTTGGACAAtagattatttgagataattttgtgaagaaaaCACTGTAGTACTTTTTTCATATGATGTATgcgagataaaaaagtgattaaaaaatatattaatgatTCAAGCAAATCAATGGATAAATAAGgtataattattatttaattCAACTATTTCAACAAATACAGATAGTGTTGTGGTAATTGAGTTGCACATGGTTAGAACTTTCACAGAAAGCAGAAACACACTCACTATGTAAATTCCAAAACAAGAGTAGCTAAATGTAAACGGATGTCAAATCAAGAATCAGTATGGGAATTGCTAGGGTTCTTTCCATTTTCCTCGCCTTTGTTAATTTATCATAAGCTACTGTTGCACGAAATGCGTATATTCCTTATATTAAAAATTAAGATATTGTGTGTGACCTCATGGGAAAACCTTCATACATGCACGGACTTTTTTGGGGCTTATGTTACGTGGTTTGAAATTTCTTACCTTTTTCGCTGTCTTTGCGAAGATGAAGCTCTACCGCCCCCGGAGGACGCGGCCTCAACTGCAGGAGGTTCAATCTCCCGGGCCCTTTCCAGAGAATGCCGCCCACCGAAACGTCCTCCACCGCCCATTTGATCAACAACCATCTCATCCAACCCCCCGCCGATGGCTCCCTTCAGCTTTGTATCATCTGGCAAAAGTTGCTGTGCGCGAAGCAAATCCATTGCTCGTGTTTGTATGCTGCTATCTCTTAGCCATTCTTGAACCCCAGAAGAAATCCCCAAAAGCTGGGATTTATGGGACTCGGGAAGAACCGCCAGTTGGGCTTTTGATATACTCTCCTTAGCTCTGCTGAAGGCCCTAATGATTTCGTCGCAAGAGCTGATGAGACTTTCGGGTTGGTTTGTCATGTTAGGTAGGCTTCCTTCGAGAGATTTAGCCATTTGACACCCTTGTAAGATCAAATCAATTGTCTCATCCATGTTTATAGTTGCATGGATTTTGTTGAGGTCTTAGTGGATGGTATATACAAGTGTTTGTATTTCCGCGTCTTAAAGTTGAGCGGCAAATGAGGTAAGTATAGAATATCGAAGGCACTTGAAGAAGATGGCGGTTTTAGTTTAGGTGAAACTCAGGGGGTTTAGTTACTATTTTAAGTATGGTTGTTGTGTGTTTCTGTGCTGCTGCCTTTTGGTAAAAGAGTGAATAATCAGAAGACATTCGTTCAAAGTATTTGCATATCTTGAACACGGtgaatttgaagaagcttaaAGAAGATGGAAACGACTGAGTCAGGTCATGGGGTCTTCGTAGCATTTTCATATTCAGCCCCTGGAGTCTACGAGAAGACTAAGCCTCATTGAAACTAACCTTTTGGACCATAAATGAATAAGAATTTTTCCCATGTTTGAATATGCGACTGCATACCGCAATTAATTATTGGATTAATTATTTACAAACCTTTTGCGGCAACTGTCTTTATTTGTAACTAAACTATATGTATGCATTATCGTACTACTACTAACCTTAAAAAAAGGAAGGATAGAAAATACAGTAGTGGGATCAGACAGTTGTAAGAAGTATGTGGTCCAAGTCGAATGTATCTTCTAAAGTGTTGACATATTGTTGTTTGGTGAGGAAAATTGAGATATTAAGTGGGGAGATGATAATACTGCTCTAGAATTTGTTGATAATGTATttatatttggattttttttttaacgagtCTAAAATCACATCTAACTTATCATGCACGTTTAAATGTAATACATCCCCtacatttaaattttttttttcaaattaatctcatttctatcaaaaaattaattttgaatcCCTCTTAAAATTGCAACCCGGACCCCTTAAAGGAATGTCCCAAGACACTGATTAGCCAATccctttataatttttttttggataaaatatcataatttcattaaaatttcagCTAATGGCAAAAGTTACATCATCAAACATAACGTCCAAGACACTGACATTGGTTAGCCAAAtgctttatatacatatatatattttatgaaACATCATAATTTCATTAAGATCTTCACCAATGGCAGAAGTTATATCATCaaacatacatatatatattaaaaaatatatgtgAAGAATGAATACTACAAATTTAAAGAATAGATAAAAATTACACTGTAAagttccaatttttttttatttttaaaaggAGGTAAAATAATTGTAGCTCTACAAATATTTGTGCATGCAGTGCTGATTAACTTATTTAAGTCCAGATATTATGGTGAGATCTACCGAATAGattcaaaaaatttcagattcgaTAATCAAAATGTGAAAAAAACTCAAATCTAATAAAAGAGAGATGAAAAAACTATCTAAAATTCTCACTAGGAAATACGTATTATAGATGTACGGGATTGACCTTGGCTCCTACGTTACGACCTTCTGGATTTGTGATTTGTTGGCGGTGTTGGTCGAATTCATTGGTCTTTTGCCGTAATTTGAGTGGGCTTTAAAGTTTGCAACGGGAAAATCTTCCAGTCAAAGGGATGAAAGTATAACGGTGGCACTTTTCCTAACTATTTTCTAATGCATTAAGACTAACTGTTCAAGAACGTTCCATTACCTATCTTGTACTACAACCCAAGGTTAGAGTACTCTCCATCAGGAGAATCAATTCAGATCCTGAGCAAACTCTCAGCTCCCTCTGCTTTGATTGCTAGAATTGGTATATTTAATTACCTAACTTGTCAGACCGAGGATTTGGATAAGGCAGGTCATTTTCCACTGATAAATCTCCTACGAGCTAGCAACACGATGGACTCCTCGATAGGggtgaaaagaaaaggaaataaaaaaaattaatagacttatgaggggaaaaaaaaaaaaaaatgccccCAGGGGCCAGGGCTGCTGCTATTATTGTTTATTAGTATTTTTGGCACACACTGTACGCTACTTGAAAATATATTAGAAtgaattattaaataaaaaaaatatcgtggaagaggaagaaatgaaaatttgaaattgtaaAACTTCCAGATTCATTGAAAGAATGATGGGATGTTTGAAGTTTTTCAAAAGCTAAAACGGAACAAGGGTAAATACGAGATCATATAAAGTGATAGAAATTGTTAATATCACAAGCGTGCTCTTCCTTTATAAGTATAATAAATAATtaggaaattttttatttagacTAATTTGTACTGTAGTAGCTACTAGTTTTCACACGGTACTGAGTGTATTTGGATTGCATAGTTTTGAAATAACATAATTTACTTCATAtatttcaatcacttttttacctcacatacatcacatcattaAAGGTGTTATAGTCATTATcttaaataaatcatccaaataaactcctatccaaacaaacccacaGAAATTACCGACAAAACTTTCCCAAATAACTCGTATACCCCACTTCGGAGTCCAGTTCATAACTTTTAGTTCCTTCATCCTTAAGGACCTCAAAAGAAGAATTTTGTACAAACAAATATGCTTTTGGGTCTCTTGCATTTGATGCATTTGATTACCCAAATTACCACAAATGCGAAGGATAAAACTGATAAGCAGCACCGGTCATTATTGCGTGTGAGATAAGCTAAGTGTTCTTTTTTACTGGAATCTGCAGCTGTCCCAAATCATGTAGACACAAAGGAAATTTGATGCATGTCTCGGGAAAGGATAGTTGGGAACTTCAGTTCCCACTTTCTCAGGACTCAGGACTTTTCTCCTTCCGACGAAAAGTCTATTATATGTGCCAAGAAAAACCCATGAATGTCCTGCTCTTCCCAATTTCCAATCATTAACGGCAGCCTATGAACATTAATTGAACTGGACTATATGCTGCAGTCTCGTTAGGGCGCCGCAACCAAGTGGCAACTGCTTTAGTATACTACTAGTATGATTTTACAGGAAaaggaaaccctaatgtatATGTCGAGGCTggtaaatttcttttcttttttcttttttcttttttcttttttcttttttcttttttcttttttcttttttcaattctcGTCTCTTTTGATTTGGAGACAATATGGTTTATGCCGTAAGCAGGTGCAAAGGGGTATTTTATGTATTTCTGTTTCATCCTCCTTGACAGGATTGTTTTTAAGAGTACTTGCTCAGTTCATCATTTTTTGCAAGTCTTCGAAAATACTTGTGTTCACTGTGGCATTTATCTCATAAACCTCAATCCCTACTTTAAGAATCTCGCAACTTGATGTTAATGATAGCTATgtctaggggtgcaaacgaatcgagtcGCTTGAACTTAAGCTGGTCGAGTCTAAATCGagatcaaaatattaaactcgttagctcgcgagtcGGTTCGCGAActcgcatatatatatatatatatatacacatata contains:
- the LOC113755168 gene encoding WRKY transcription factor 55 encodes the protein MDETIDLILQGCQMAKSLEGSLPNMTNQPESLISSCDEIIRAFSRAKESISKAQLAVLPESHKSQLLGISSGVQEWLRDSSIQTRAMDLLRAQQLLPDDTKLKGAIGGGLDEMVVDQMGGGGRFGGRHSLERAREIEPPAVEAASSGGGRASSSQRQRKRCRDGGVERRVERVPAPQMGNTEIPPEDGYTWRKYGQKDILNSRFPRSYFRCTHQKLYQCPAKKLVQRLDDDPNIFEVTYRGDHTCHLSSTAPSVPPPLPVERREAHSMMQQATAAAIHSLPNPTTNTTLSMSQWLTISDFGLAVAGGGVVGSTSSTVNMGSSTSGGAAAGPSTSRYGRDVDYPVADMADVMFNSGSSSSTSMDLIFSSMDDKWPDSADKKN